One Curtobacterium sp. BH-2-1-1 genomic region harbors:
- a CDS encoding CDP-glycerol glycerophosphotransferase family protein: MPIISDARTALRLADRLLKSRRSRRELARRLPSVAAPAPGTVEIAVYFADGPVNMYQVRQWYAPLAELAATHPVAIIARSPGTMLTLLEESPVPVVYARQVVDLEQFVEQQAPKIVFYVNQNARNFQMMRYGRMWHVFVNHGESDKMYMTTNQFKAYDYALIAGDAARGRLSDALWDYDLDARTISIGRPQADHFAGAAPYPADDRTVVLYAPTWEGDRAAAAYGSIASHGTTIAERVLASPTHRLVYRPHPRSGVRDAAYKAAHERIVAAIASANAADPGAHHVYDDGAELGWQLAGADVAITDISAMIYDRLAVGKPLIVTRPVSPEADVDERGYLSDANWLTASDAQDVVARVDAAANDAAELAKLQHWVERYFGDTTPGAATKRLHDAVERLLARWQTVAAARGED, translated from the coding sequence ATGCCGATCATCAGCGACGCGCGCACGGCCCTGCGGCTCGCCGACCGCCTGCTCAAGTCGCGACGCAGCCGTCGTGAACTCGCACGCCGACTGCCGTCGGTGGCGGCCCCTGCTCCGGGCACCGTGGAGATCGCCGTCTACTTCGCCGACGGCCCCGTGAACATGTACCAGGTGCGGCAGTGGTACGCCCCCCTCGCCGAACTCGCGGCGACCCACCCGGTCGCGATCATCGCGCGGAGCCCCGGGACCATGCTCACCCTGCTCGAGGAGTCCCCGGTGCCCGTGGTCTACGCGCGCCAGGTCGTCGACCTCGAGCAGTTCGTCGAGCAGCAGGCCCCGAAGATCGTCTTCTACGTCAACCAGAACGCCCGCAACTTCCAGATGATGCGGTACGGGCGCATGTGGCACGTCTTCGTGAACCACGGCGAGAGCGACAAGATGTACATGACGACGAACCAGTTCAAGGCGTACGACTACGCCCTGATCGCCGGTGACGCCGCTCGTGGACGGCTGTCGGACGCCCTGTGGGACTACGACCTGGATGCCCGGACGATCTCGATCGGTCGCCCGCAGGCCGACCACTTCGCCGGCGCCGCGCCGTACCCGGCCGACGACCGCACGGTCGTGCTCTACGCGCCGACGTGGGAGGGGGACCGCGCAGCGGCCGCCTACGGGTCGATCGCGAGCCACGGCACCACGATCGCCGAACGGGTGCTCGCGTCGCCGACGCACCGGCTCGTCTACCGGCCGCACCCCCGCAGCGGTGTGCGCGACGCCGCGTACAAGGCGGCGCACGAGCGGATCGTCGCTGCCATCGCGAGCGCCAACGCCGCCGACCCGGGCGCCCACCACGTGTACGACGACGGTGCCGAGCTGGGGTGGCAGCTCGCCGGAGCGGACGTGGCGATCACGGACATCAGCGCGATGATCTACGACCGGCTCGCCGTGGGCAAGCCGCTCATCGTGACCCGGCCGGTCTCGCCCGAGGCGGACGTCGACGAGCGCGGGTACCTGAGCGACGCCAACTGGTTGACGGCGTCCGATGCGCAGGACGTCGTCGCGCGGGTCGACGCCGCGGCGAACGACGCCGCCGAGCTCGCGAAGCTGCAGCACTGGGTCGAGCGGTACTTCGGGGACACGACGCCCGGTGCGGCGACGAAGCGGCTGCACGACGCGGTCGAACGGCTGCTCGCCCGTTGGCAGACCGTCGCGGCGGCGCGCGGCGAGGACTGA
- a CDS encoding ABC transporter ATP-binding protein — MTATEQTSRSATVAPVISVRDAGIRFKRNRRASRSFKDLFAGSNRRKRADEFWALRGVSFDVRPGEAIGVVGRNGQGKSTLLKLVAQVMLPDEGRIHVGAGVAPLIEITGGFVGDLSVRDNVYLTAGLHGMSRAEIRDAFDEIIEFAEIGDFVDTPYKHLSSGMKVRIAFAVISRLDEPVILVDEVLAVGDKGFREKCYKRIEELLAGGRTLFFVSHSDKDLRRFCERGLYLDKGRLQLDGTIEEALQRYSSDYAV; from the coding sequence ATGACCGCCACCGAGCAGACCAGCCGCAGCGCGACGGTCGCCCCCGTGATCTCCGTCCGCGACGCCGGCATCCGGTTCAAGCGCAACCGTCGGGCGAGCCGGAGCTTCAAGGACCTCTTCGCCGGCAGCAACCGCCGCAAGCGCGCGGACGAGTTCTGGGCGCTCCGGGGTGTGTCGTTCGACGTCCGCCCGGGTGAGGCGATCGGGGTCGTCGGCCGCAACGGTCAGGGCAAGTCGACGCTGCTGAAGCTCGTGGCCCAGGTCATGCTCCCCGACGAGGGACGCATCCACGTCGGTGCCGGGGTCGCACCCCTGATCGAGATCACCGGTGGCTTCGTCGGAGACCTCTCGGTCCGCGACAACGTCTACCTCACGGCGGGACTGCACGGCATGTCCCGGGCCGAGATCCGCGACGCCTTCGACGAGATCATCGAGTTCGCCGAGATCGGCGACTTCGTCGACACCCCGTACAAGCACCTGTCGAGCGGCATGAAGGTGCGCATCGCGTTCGCGGTCATCTCGCGCCTCGACGAACCGGTGATCCTGGTGGACGAGGTCCTGGCGGTCGGCGACAAGGGGTTCCGCGAGAAGTGCTACAAGCGGATCGAGGAACTCCTCGCCGGTGGCCGCACGCTGTTCTTCGTCTCGCACAGCGACAAGGACCTCCGCCGCTTCTGCGAGCGTGGGCTGTACCTCGACAAGGGTCGCCTGCAGCTCGACGGCACGATCGAGGAAGCACTGCAGCGGTACTCGTCCGACTACGCCGTCTGA
- a CDS encoding NTP transferase domain-containing protein: MTTQIVILAAGMGSRLGRSLPKPLTELSDGRTIMQQQFDNIRAAFGSSARVTIVVGYKSEYIVEAFPEANFVYNESYDSTNTSKSLLRALKATGKGGVLWMNGDVVFDPRALVRAADMIDEDRSFVSVNTDKVSDEEVKYTVDAEGFIHKLSKQVVGGLGEAVGINYVSSKDKQALIRQLGRVDDQEYFEGGIEAAIAEDGLLWSPIDISDLYAVEIDFAEDLERANNLFA; encoded by the coding sequence ATGACCACGCAGATCGTCATCCTCGCAGCGGGGATGGGCAGCCGCCTCGGGCGCAGCCTGCCGAAGCCGCTGACCGAACTGAGCGACGGCCGCACCATCATGCAGCAGCAGTTCGACAACATCCGTGCGGCGTTCGGTTCGAGCGCACGCGTCACGATCGTCGTCGGCTACAAGTCGGAGTACATCGTCGAGGCCTTCCCCGAGGCGAACTTCGTCTACAACGAGTCCTACGACTCCACGAACACCTCGAAGAGCCTGCTCCGCGCCCTCAAGGCGACGGGCAAGGGCGGTGTGCTCTGGATGAACGGCGACGTCGTCTTCGACCCGCGTGCCCTGGTGCGTGCGGCCGACATGATCGACGAGGACCGCTCGTTCGTCAGCGTCAACACCGACAAGGTCTCCGACGAAGAGGTCAAGTACACCGTCGACGCCGAGGGCTTCATCCACAAGCTGTCGAAGCAGGTCGTCGGCGGCCTCGGCGAAGCCGTCGGCATCAACTACGTGTCCTCGAAGGACAAGCAGGCGCTCATCCGCCAGCTCGGTCGCGTCGACGACCAGGAGTACTTCGAGGGCGGCATCGAGGCTGCCATCGCCGAGGACGGGCTACTCTGGAGCCCGATCGACATCTCCGACCTCTACGCGGTCGAGATCGACTTCGCCGAGGACCTCGAGCGCGCGAACAACCTGTTCGCCTGA
- a CDS encoding ABC transporter ATP-binding protein has protein sequence MAAAAGDDDDVYATSDAAWLTEEADADTEAEAAADGDDDTADDAAAEDDDATAAGDAADDDMGDGDAHDASAEDTMTDDTTATETTETETGADRVAAQAVAPTTTGRRPAKARGGKGRATRPTQTAGTTGAVPPGPRDGADETDATAGTDATDRATPTDRATPTDTATATDPAADTAAADTAADTPAPDTKPAKKRPSGTKRPAPTAKQPQQPVVLRADGLVKRYGQTLAVDEVDLEIRQGSIFGVVGPNGAGKTTTLSMVTGLLRPDAGSVTVLDHDVWADPTAAKRDLGVLPDRLRLFDRLTGAQLLYYSATLRGLDGATARKRSSDLAEAFGLGEALGRQVADYSVGMAKKIALAATLIHSPRVLVLDEPFESVDPVSAATITEILRRYTRGGGTVVLSSHSMELVQRTCDSVAIIVGGKVLASGTMAQVRGRKSLEDKFVELAGGRVVAESMEWLHSFSG, from the coding sequence GTGGCCGCAGCAGCAGGGGACGACGACGACGTGTACGCCACGTCGGACGCTGCCTGGCTGACCGAGGAAGCGGACGCCGACACCGAGGCCGAAGCGGCCGCCGACGGCGACGACGACACCGCGGACGACGCGGCCGCCGAGGACGACGACGCCACCGCGGCGGGAGACGCCGCTGACGACGACATGGGGGACGGGGATGCACACGACGCCTCCGCTGAGGACACGATGACCGACGACACGACGGCCACCGAGACGACGGAGACGGAGACGGGGGCGGACCGCGTCGCCGCGCAGGCGGTGGCGCCGACGACCACCGGTCGCCGCCCTGCCAAGGCGCGCGGCGGCAAGGGACGTGCCACCCGCCCGACGCAGACGGCGGGGACGACCGGTGCCGTGCCTCCTGGCCCGCGCGACGGGGCGGACGAGACGGACGCGACCGCCGGCACGGACGCGACCGACCGCGCGACCCCGACCGACCGCGCGACCCCGACGGACACCGCAACCGCCACGGACCCCGCAGCGGACACGGCAGCAGCCGACACCGCAGCGGACACCCCGGCGCCCGACACCAAGCCCGCGAAGAAGCGCCCGAGCGGCACGAAGCGCCCCGCGCCCACGGCCAAGCAGCCCCAGCAGCCCGTCGTCCTCCGTGCCGACGGCCTCGTGAAGCGCTACGGCCAGACCCTCGCCGTCGACGAGGTCGACCTCGAGATCCGCCAGGGCTCGATCTTCGGCGTCGTCGGCCCGAACGGCGCCGGCAAGACGACCACCCTGTCGATGGTCACCGGACTCCTGCGCCCCGACGCCGGCAGCGTGACCGTGCTCGACCACGACGTGTGGGCCGACCCGACCGCCGCCAAGCGGGACCTCGGCGTGCTGCCGGACCGGCTCCGGCTGTTCGACCGGCTGACCGGCGCGCAGCTGCTGTACTACTCGGCGACCCTCCGCGGGCTCGACGGTGCCACCGCGCGCAAGCGCAGCAGTGACCTGGCCGAGGCGTTCGGTCTCGGCGAGGCGCTCGGCCGTCAGGTCGCCGACTACTCCGTGGGCATGGCGAAGAAGATCGCCCTCGCGGCGACGCTCATCCACTCGCCCCGGGTGCTCGTGCTCGACGAACCGTTCGAGTCCGTCGACCCGGTGAGCGCAGCGACCATCACCGAGATCCTCCGTCGCTACACGCGCGGGGGCGGCACGGTGGTGCTCTCCAGCCACTCCATGGAGCTCGTGCAGCGCACTTGTGACTCCGTCGCCATCATCGTCGGCGGCAAGGTCCTCGCCTCCGGCACGATGGCGCAGGTCCGCGGGCGCAAGAGCCTCGAGGACAAGTTCGTCGAACTCGCGGGCGGCCGCGTCGTGGCAGAGAGCATGGAATGGTTGCACAGCTTCTCCGGCTGA
- a CDS encoding ABC transporter permease — protein sequence MTTASAPTAPAAAAPAASRSAGRRYRHALWLLTIRDLRVRYSTSALGYFWSILDPLVMSAIYWFVFTQVFHRGSVGEEPYIVFLLSALLPWMWFTGAVSDSTRAFIKETKLIRSTTIPRSIWVARVTASKGIEFLLSLPVLAVFAIATGAHWHWEIALYPLAIVLQCALVYGLGLIVAPLVVFFRDLERAVKLVLRFLFYASPIIYGTSALPDKLHDLAAFNPLSGIFGIYRAAFFPSQLNWFEVGVSVVVTVVVLAIGLVVFRRSEHRVLKEL from the coding sequence GTGACCACAGCGAGTGCGCCGACCGCGCCCGCGGCTGCCGCACCAGCGGCGTCCCGGAGCGCCGGTCGGCGCTATCGTCATGCCCTCTGGCTGCTGACGATCCGAGACCTCCGCGTCCGCTACTCGACCTCGGCGCTCGGCTACTTCTGGTCGATCCTCGACCCGCTCGTGATGTCGGCGATCTACTGGTTCGTCTTCACGCAGGTGTTCCACCGCGGGTCGGTCGGCGAAGAGCCGTACATCGTGTTCCTGCTGTCGGCGCTGTTGCCGTGGATGTGGTTCACCGGTGCCGTCTCGGACTCCACGCGGGCGTTCATAAAGGAGACCAAGCTCATCCGGTCGACGACGATCCCACGCAGCATCTGGGTCGCCCGGGTCACGGCGTCGAAGGGCATCGAGTTCCTCCTCAGCCTGCCGGTGCTCGCCGTGTTCGCGATCGCGACGGGGGCGCACTGGCACTGGGAGATCGCGCTCTACCCGCTCGCGATCGTGCTGCAGTGCGCGCTCGTGTACGGGCTCGGCCTGATCGTCGCGCCGCTCGTGGTCTTCTTCCGTGACCTCGAGCGTGCGGTGAAGCTCGTGCTCCGGTTCCTCTTCTACGCATCGCCGATCATCTACGGCACGTCGGCACTGCCCGACAAGCTGCACGACCTCGCGGCCTTCAACCCGCTCAGCGGCATCTTCGGCATCTACCGCGCGGCGTTCTTCCCGTCGCAGCTGAACTGGTTCGAGGTCGGGGTGTCCGTCGTCGTCACCGTCGTCGTCCTCGCGATCGGACTCGTCGTGTTCCGCCGCAGCGAGCACCGCGTCCTGAAGGAGCTGTGA
- the murI gene encoding glutamate racemase encodes MTDAPIGVFDSGVGGLTVARAIIDQLPRESIRYVGDTVHSPYGPKPIADVRRYALEVMDDLVEQGVKALVIACNTASSAVLRDARERYEQAYGIPVVEVIQPAARAAVKQTRTGRIGVIGTVGTIASRSYEDAFAVASDISLSLAACPRFVEFVEAGDTSSPALREVAAGYLAPIRAADVDTLVLGCTHYPLMSAAIQYVMGPDVTLVSSAEETANDVYRRLVEHGLERTATEPPTYSFEATGDDKNGFIRLARRFLGPEVSSVGHLQTGAITLPRIERTP; translated from the coding sequence GTGACGGATGCACCGATCGGAGTCTTCGACAGTGGGGTCGGCGGACTCACGGTGGCCCGCGCCATCATCGACCAGCTGCCACGCGAGAGCATCCGGTACGTGGGCGACACCGTGCACTCGCCGTACGGCCCGAAGCCCATCGCGGACGTCCGTCGCTACGCGCTCGAGGTGATGGACGACCTCGTCGAACAGGGTGTGAAGGCCCTCGTGATCGCGTGCAACACCGCTTCGTCGGCGGTGCTCCGGGACGCACGTGAACGCTACGAGCAGGCGTACGGCATCCCCGTCGTCGAGGTCATCCAGCCCGCTGCACGCGCCGCCGTCAAGCAGACCCGCACCGGACGCATCGGCGTGATCGGCACGGTCGGCACCATCGCGTCGCGCTCGTACGAGGACGCCTTCGCGGTCGCGTCGGACATCAGTCTGAGCCTCGCGGCATGCCCGCGCTTCGTCGAGTTCGTCGAGGCGGGGGACACCTCCTCCCCAGCGCTCCGCGAGGTCGCTGCGGGCTACCTCGCACCGATCCGCGCAGCCGACGTCGACACGCTCGTCCTCGGGTGCACCCACTATCCGCTCATGTCCGCCGCGATCCAGTACGTGATGGGTCCGGACGTGACGCTCGTCTCCAGCGCCGAGGAGACCGCCAACGACGTGTACCGACGACTCGTCGAGCACGGGCTCGAACGCACTGCCACCGAGCCGCCGACCTACTCGTTCGAGGCGACCGGCGACGACAAGAACGGCTTCATCCGACTCGCCCGACGCTTCCTCGGC
- a CDS encoding nicotinate phosphoribosyltransferase, with translation MVDAALKDGTADRRCVFEVFARRLPDGRRYGVAAGLGRFLTALTDFRFGDDEIAFLRDRGVIDAGTASYLADYRFTGDIRAYREGEVFFPNSPVLQIEGTFAEAVVLETLALSIFNADSAIASAAARMVSAADGRPLAEMGSRRTGEWNAVAAARAAYIAGFGATSNLEAGRTWGIPTMGTAAHAFTLLHDSEEDAFRSQIDALGTGTTLLVDTYDIEAAVDTAVRLTDGKLGAVRIDSGDLPSVVASVRAQLDRLGATDTKITVTNDLDEYTIAALRAAPVDSYGVGTSVVSGSGHPAAGMVFKLVAHRDASHRDPADGGANDDGWVPVAKKSAEKATVGGRKQAGRRLRNGIATAEVVLTTGQVGPDERPLLVPVVTNGEVDPAFLGVQGVEAARAHHKMAKAELPADASRIGRGDPAIPTLVI, from the coding sequence ATGGTCGACGCGGCCCTCAAGGACGGCACGGCCGACCGCCGGTGCGTGTTCGAGGTCTTCGCCCGCCGACTGCCGGACGGCCGCCGCTACGGTGTCGCCGCGGGCCTCGGCCGGTTCCTGACCGCACTGACGGACTTCCGGTTCGGCGACGACGAGATCGCGTTCCTGCGCGACCGCGGCGTCATCGATGCCGGGACGGCGTCGTACCTCGCCGACTACCGGTTCACCGGGGACATCCGGGCCTACCGCGAGGGCGAGGTCTTCTTCCCGAACTCCCCCGTCCTCCAGATCGAGGGCACCTTCGCCGAGGCCGTCGTGCTCGAGACCCTCGCGCTGAGCATCTTCAACGCCGACAGCGCGATCGCGAGCGCCGCCGCACGCATGGTCTCCGCTGCCGACGGTCGTCCGCTCGCCGAGATGGGCTCCCGGCGCACCGGCGAGTGGAACGCCGTCGCCGCCGCCCGGGCCGCGTACATCGCGGGCTTCGGGGCGACGAGCAACCTCGAGGCCGGGCGCACCTGGGGCATCCCGACGATGGGTACCGCGGCGCACGCGTTCACGCTCCTCCACGACTCGGAGGAGGACGCCTTCCGATCGCAGATCGACGCCCTCGGGACCGGCACGACGCTGCTCGTCGACACCTACGACATCGAGGCCGCGGTCGACACCGCGGTCCGGCTCACCGACGGCAAGCTCGGCGCCGTCCGCATCGACAGCGGCGACCTGCCGTCCGTCGTGGCGTCGGTCCGCGCACAGCTCGACCGGCTCGGGGCGACCGACACGAAGATCACGGTCACGAACGACCTCGACGAGTACACGATCGCGGCACTCCGCGCGGCGCCGGTCGACTCCTACGGCGTCGGGACCTCGGTGGTCTCCGGATCGGGCCACCCGGCCGCGGGCATGGTCTTCAAGCTCGTCGCACACCGCGACGCGAGCCACCGCGACCCAGCCGACGGCGGTGCGAACGACGACGGCTGGGTCCCGGTCGCGAAGAAGTCGGCCGAGAAGGCCACCGTCGGCGGACGCAAGCAGGCCGGCCGCCGCCTCCGCAACGGCATCGCCACCGCCGAGGTCGTGCTGACCACGGGTCAGGTCGGGCCGGACGAGCGCCCGCTGCTCGTCCCCGTGGTGACGAACGGCGAGGTGGACCCGGCGTTCCTCGGCGTGCAGGGCGTCGAAGCGGCCCGCGCGCACCACAAGATGGCGAAGGCCGAGCTGCCCGCCGACGCGTCGCGCATCGGTCGGGGCGACCCGGCCATCCCCACGCTCGTCATCTGA
- a CDS encoding CDP-alcohol phosphatidyltransferase family protein — MTDDTTGRGNARPTSIAELRAVAQPDEVRSRANAEHWTASLYLRDVSPYLTWVLLKTRVTANQVTGLMILVGWSVAAALLIPGIWGAALALVLGQLQMLVDCCDGEVARWRGTRSPAGVFLDKVGHYTTEGLIPIALGVRAATWPIHGADWMWTTIGCALGLVIVLNKALNDMVHVARANAGLDKLVDRRDAGTAPSGRRLATLRRAARFLPFHRLYHSVELSILAFVFALLALVIGHPLADRILVGALLPLAILATFGHFVAIISSKRVRG; from the coding sequence TTGACCGATGACACGACCGGCCGCGGGAACGCCCGCCCCACCTCGATCGCCGAACTCCGTGCCGTCGCCCAACCGGACGAGGTCCGTTCGCGGGCGAACGCCGAGCACTGGACGGCGTCGCTGTACCTGCGGGACGTCTCGCCGTACCTGACGTGGGTGCTGCTGAAGACCCGCGTGACGGCGAACCAGGTGACCGGCCTGATGATCCTCGTCGGGTGGAGCGTCGCGGCCGCCCTGCTCATCCCGGGCATCTGGGGCGCGGCGCTCGCGCTCGTGCTCGGGCAGCTGCAGATGCTCGTCGACTGCTGCGACGGCGAGGTCGCCCGGTGGCGGGGGACCCGGTCGCCCGCCGGCGTGTTCCTCGACAAGGTCGGGCACTACACGACCGAGGGACTCATCCCCATCGCACTCGGCGTCCGTGCGGCCACGTGGCCGATCCACGGCGCGGACTGGATGTGGACCACGATCGGCTGCGCGCTGGGACTCGTGATCGTCCTCAACAAGGCGCTCAACGACATGGTGCACGTCGCACGAGCGAACGCCGGGCTCGACAAGCTCGTCGACCGTCGCGACGCCGGCACCGCCCCGTCCGGACGACGGCTCGCCACGCTGCGTCGCGCCGCGCGGTTCCTGCCGTTCCACCGCCTGTACCACTCGGTCGAGCTGAGCATCCTCGCGTTCGTCTTCGCGCTGCTGGCGCTCGTGATCGGTCATCCCCTGGCCGACCGGATCCTGGTGGGCGCGCTCCTGCCGCTGGCGATCCTGGCGACGTTCGGGCACTTCGTGGCGATCATCTCGTCGAAGCGGGTCCGCGGGTGA
- a CDS encoding glycosyltransferase family 2 protein — protein sequence MTPGTLRRHAVPHRERPRVAVVSLSQGTRPDDLRRGLESVLAQQDVDLDVVCVGNGWEPTGLPEGVRALALPENVGIPAGRNAGAEVVDGDYVFFLDDDASVPSETFLRDAIDLFERDPSLGLVQPRVVDPTGAANPTRWIPRIRKGEPDHSSPVFSVWEGAVVLPMDVYRATGGWGTEYFYAHEGIELAWRVWDAGRRTWYAGDLVAHHPAIDPARHTEYYRLNARNRVWLARRNLPAVLRPLYVGSWAAIQVARWWRHPQRLATWFGGVREGWRSDCGPVHVMGWLTIGRMTLAGRPPVV from the coding sequence GTGACCCCGGGCACGCTCCGTCGTCACGCCGTCCCGCACCGCGAGCGGCCCCGGGTCGCCGTGGTGAGCCTGTCGCAGGGGACCCGCCCGGACGACCTGCGTCGTGGACTCGAGAGCGTGCTCGCGCAGCAGGACGTCGACCTCGACGTGGTGTGCGTCGGCAACGGATGGGAGCCGACCGGTCTGCCCGAGGGCGTCCGCGCGCTGGCCCTGCCCGAGAACGTGGGCATCCCCGCCGGGCGGAACGCCGGGGCGGAGGTGGTCGACGGCGACTACGTGTTCTTCCTCGACGACGACGCCTCGGTGCCGTCGGAGACGTTCCTGCGTGACGCGATCGACCTGTTCGAGCGCGATCCGTCGCTCGGTCTCGTGCAACCCCGGGTCGTCGACCCCACCGGCGCTGCGAACCCGACGCGCTGGATCCCGCGGATCCGCAAGGGCGAGCCCGACCACTCGTCGCCGGTGTTCTCGGTGTGGGAAGGGGCGGTCGTCCTGCCGATGGACGTGTACCGCGCGACCGGCGGTTGGGGAACGGAGTACTTCTACGCGCACGAGGGCATCGAGCTCGCGTGGCGCGTGTGGGATGCCGGCCGACGGACCTGGTACGCCGGGGACCTCGTCGCGCACCACCCCGCGATCGACCCGGCACGCCACACCGAGTACTACCGGCTGAACGCCCGGAACCGGGTCTGGCTGGCTCGGCGCAACCTGCCGGCGGTGCTCCGACCGCTGTACGTCGGGTCGTGGGCGGCGATCCAGGTCGCGCGCTGGTGGCGACACCCGCAGCGGCTCGCCACCTGGTTCGGTGGCGTCCGTGAAGGCTGGCGGAGCGACTGCGGTCCCGTGCACGTGATGGGCTGGCTCACGATCGGCCGCATGACGCTCGCCGGCCGTCCGCCCGTCGTCTGA
- a CDS encoding glycosyltransferase family 2 protein yields MQTDGQPLPGVSYVMPVLNEVTEVRAAVQSLLEQDYSGPFEVILALGPSIDGTNELVAEMSAADPRIRAIENPAGSTPAGLNVAIRASVHPVVVRVDAHSVLPQDYTRIAVRVLQESGADNVGGIMRAEGRTPFERAVALAYGSRVGLGGTPHHVGGQAGPAETAYLGVFRRDRLFEVGLFDEGIKRGQDWELNRRLRQTGGMVWFTPELVVTYRPRPSLKRLVRQFVATGLWRGELARRFPANNGLRYFVPPAMVAAMALGIVAGIVGIIGAALGTWAAWALLGFVVPAVYIVFVVLGAVAVARRSGLPTLLWLVVVLPCIHVGWGLGFIIGFLTRTSELTTHTGR; encoded by the coding sequence ATGCAGACAGACGGACAGCCCCTGCCGGGCGTCTCGTACGTGATGCCCGTCCTCAACGAGGTCACCGAGGTCCGGGCAGCCGTCCAGAGTCTGCTCGAGCAGGACTACTCCGGTCCGTTCGAGGTCATCCTCGCTCTCGGCCCGTCGATCGACGGCACCAACGAACTCGTCGCCGAGATGAGCGCCGCCGACCCCCGGATCCGCGCGATCGAGAACCCCGCCGGCTCCACGCCCGCCGGGCTGAACGTGGCGATCCGCGCGTCCGTGCACCCCGTCGTGGTCCGTGTCGACGCGCACTCGGTGCTGCCGCAGGACTACACGCGGATCGCCGTGCGCGTGCTGCAGGAGTCGGGCGCGGACAACGTCGGCGGGATCATGCGCGCCGAGGGGCGGACCCCGTTCGAACGCGCCGTGGCGCTGGCGTACGGCAGCCGCGTCGGGCTCGGTGGCACGCCGCACCACGTCGGCGGCCAGGCCGGTCCGGCCGAGACGGCGTACCTCGGCGTGTTCCGGCGCGACCGACTGTTTGAGGTCGGGCTGTTCGACGAGGGCATCAAGCGCGGCCAGGACTGGGAGCTCAACCGGCGCCTCCGGCAGACCGGTGGCATGGTGTGGTTCACCCCGGAGCTCGTCGTCACGTACCGCCCGCGGCCGAGCCTGAAGCGTCTGGTCCGCCAGTTCGTCGCCACGGGGCTGTGGCGCGGCGAGCTCGCCCGCCGGTTCCCCGCCAACAACGGCCTGCGCTACTTCGTGCCCCCGGCCATGGTCGCCGCGATGGCGCTCGGCATCGTCGCCGGCATCGTCGGGATCATCGGCGCCGCACTCGGGACGTGGGCGGCGTGGGCGCTGCTCGGCTTCGTGGTGCCCGCCGTCTACATCGTCTTCGTCGTGCTGGGGGCCGTCGCGGTCGCCCGGCGGTCGGGGCTGCCGACGCTCCTCTGGCTCGTCGTGGTACTGCCGTGCATCCACGTCGGGTGGGGACTCGGCTTCATCATCGGCTTCCTGACCCGGACGTCCGAGCTGACCACGCACACGGGACGGTGA
- a CDS encoding DUF3039 domain-containing protein, whose translation MSMTEPGGGLDVMDRELEKLLEEEAIEPGDHERFSHYVKKDKILQSALTGKPVKALCGKKWIPGRDPEKFPVCPDCKAIYEKMKAE comes from the coding sequence ATGAGCATGACGGAACCCGGTGGCGGCCTCGACGTGATGGACCGCGAGCTCGAGAAGCTCCTCGAGGAAGAGGCGATCGAGCCCGGCGACCACGAGCGCTTCTCGCACTACGTCAAGAAGGACAAGATCCTGCAGTCGGCCTTGACCGGCAAGCCCGTCAAGGCGCTGTGCGGGAAGAAGTGGATCCCCGGGCGCGACCCCGAGAAGTTCCCGGTCTGCCCCGACTGCAAGGCGATCTACGAGAAGATGAAGGCGGAGTGA